In the genome of Ignavibacteriales bacterium, one region contains:
- the purL gene encoding phosphoribosylformylglycinamidine synthase subunit PurL, with the protein MKEPEVTLELALEHGLTEEEYQRVQKILGRIPSFTELGIFSVMWSEHCSYKNSIALLKTLPRDGGKLMVGAGEENAGLIDIGDGLAVCFKIESHNHPSAVEPYQGAATGVGGIMRDIFTMGARPIASLNSLRFGSLDDAGTRFLFDGVVKGIGDYGNSFGVPTVAGEVYFDESYQDNPLVNAMAVGIVKHGNVASATAEGVGNAVMIVGSSTGRDGIHGATFASEEISEKSEAKRPSVQVGDPFTEKLLLEASLEIIRNGWLVGIQDMGAAGISCSTSEMSAKGKSGMKVDLNKVPLREKGMTAYEIMLSESQERMLCVVKKGHEENVKKVFEKWDLHCEIVGEVTNDGILEINYEGEKKAAIPSYELVLGGGAPVYQRATKEPAYLNELRKFDHSTLPEPKNLTDVFEKVFSSPNIASKKWVYEQYDSMVRTNTIVGPGCDSAVIYLKGTDKALAVKTDCNSRYVYLNPKVGTMIAVAESARNIVCSGGIPLGVTNCLNFGNPYKPEIYWQFKQAIEGMGEACRFFNTPVTGGNVSFYNESPNTAVYPTPTIGMVGLIEKLSHITTSYFKNENDLIYVLGEDKEEMGGSEYIKLMFNKVAGDSPAIDLTIEKKLQDTLLKLINEGLINSAHDISEGGIISAIAESCIINETNMIGADVNIPVKSREDFSLFSESQSRIVISISTKNQSAVEKILGDAGQVFKLIGKTGGRSLNVNNKIGIELNRLADLYYHSISEIMNV; encoded by the coding sequence ATGAAAGAACCCGAAGTAACTCTTGAACTTGCACTCGAACACGGACTAACCGAAGAAGAATATCAACGCGTTCAAAAAATATTAGGGCGAATACCATCATTCACCGAGCTTGGAATTTTCAGTGTGATGTGGAGTGAACACTGCAGTTATAAAAACTCAATCGCACTTTTAAAAACTTTACCTCGTGACGGCGGCAAGCTTATGGTCGGTGCCGGTGAAGAAAACGCCGGACTGATTGACATCGGCGATGGACTAGCGGTTTGCTTTAAAATTGAAAGTCATAATCATCCCTCCGCGGTTGAACCATACCAGGGCGCGGCAACAGGTGTCGGTGGAATTATGAGGGACATCTTCACAATGGGTGCGCGACCAATCGCATCATTAAATTCATTACGCTTTGGTTCACTTGATGACGCAGGCACAAGATTTTTATTTGATGGTGTTGTAAAAGGTATCGGTGATTATGGAAACAGCTTCGGAGTCCCAACAGTTGCCGGTGAAGTTTATTTTGATGAATCATACCAGGATAATCCACTTGTTAATGCAATGGCAGTTGGAATAGTAAAACACGGAAATGTTGCAAGTGCAACTGCGGAAGGTGTCGGCAACGCTGTTATGATTGTCGGCTCATCCACAGGCAGAGACGGAATACATGGTGCTACATTTGCTTCGGAAGAAATCTCTGAAAAGTCGGAAGCGAAAAGACCATCAGTACAGGTAGGTGATCCGTTTACAGAAAAACTTTTACTTGAAGCCTCATTGGAAATTATACGTAACGGATGGTTAGTTGGAATACAGGATATGGGTGCTGCGGGAATTTCCTGTTCAACAAGTGAAATGAGCGCAAAGGGTAAATCCGGAATGAAGGTCGATCTCAATAAAGTTCCTCTGCGGGAAAAGGGAATGACAGCTTATGAAATTATGTTATCCGAAAGCCAGGAAAGAATGTTATGTGTTGTAAAAAAAGGTCATGAAGAAAATGTAAAAAAAGTTTTTGAGAAATGGGATCTTCACTGCGAGATTGTTGGCGAGGTAACTAATGACGGCATTCTTGAAATAAATTATGAAGGTGAAAAGAAAGCAGCTATTCCTTCGTATGAATTAGTCCTTGGCGGCGGTGCTCCTGTTTATCAGCGAGCAACAAAAGAACCGGCTTATCTTAATGAGCTAAGAAAATTTGATCACTCAACATTACCAGAACCAAAAAACTTAACGGATGTTTTTGAAAAAGTTTTTTCATCACCTAACATAGCATCAAAAAAATGGGTGTATGAACAGTATGATTCAATGGTGCGGACAAATACTATTGTTGGTCCCGGTTGTGATTCAGCAGTAATTTATCTCAAAGGAACAGACAAAGCGTTGGCTGTTAAAACAGACTGCAACTCACGTTATGTTTATCTTAATCCAAAAGTGGGAACAATGATAGCGGTTGCTGAATCAGCACGTAACATTGTTTGTTCCGGCGGCATTCCACTTGGAGTTACAAACTGTCTTAACTTTGGTAATCCATACAAACCTGAAATTTACTGGCAGTTCAAGCAGGCGATAGAAGGAATGGGAGAAGCATGCAGATTCTTTAACACTCCGGTTACAGGAGGCAATGTTAGTTTCTATAATGAATCACCGAACACAGCGGTTTATCCGACGCCTACTATCGGAATGGTTGGGCTGATTGAAAAATTATCTCACATCACAACATCGTATTTCAAAAATGAAAATGATTTGATTTACGTGCTTGGAGAAGATAAAGAAGAAATGGGCGGCAGTGAATACATAAAACTGATGTTCAATAAAGTTGCCGGCGATTCACCAGCGATAGATCTGACTATAGAAAAGAAATTACAGGACACATTATTAAAACTAATCAATGAAGGATTGATAAATTCTGCCCACGACATTTCTGAGGGTGGAATAATATCAGCGATTGCAGAAAGCTGTATAATTAATGAAACTAATATGATCGGTGCTGATGTGAATATTCCGGTTAAAAGTCGAGAAGATTTTTCATTGTTTAGTGAGAGTCAGTCGAGGATTGTAATTTCAATCAGTACAAAAAATCAGAGTGCAGTTGAAAAAATACTCGGTGATGCAGGACAGGTTTTTAAACTGATCGGAAAAACCGGCGGCAGAAGTTTAAATGTGAACAATAAGATTGGTATTGAATTGAACAGGCTTGCTGATTTATACTATCATTCAATTTCCGAAATTATGAATGTTTAA
- a CDS encoding ribonuclease H-like domain-containing protein produces MRKLVFDIETCAYPFESLSESQQEYLLRYAEKESDYKTRSTRIEDAIRFTSLYPFTAKVIAIGIFDVTAEKAYVYYEGDKVEEWKSEEKNVQYKSLSEEEMLKSFWRIAEVTDQFITFNGRNFDVPFMMLRSALHKIKPTKALIKNRYDSGNHIDLLEQFTYYGITRKFNLDFYCHAFGVESPKSKGVSGMEVKNLYEAGRVRDIAIYCGEDIYATYQLYKIWDEFLNI; encoded by the coding sequence ATGAGAAAGTTAGTCTTCGATATAGAAACCTGTGCATATCCTTTTGAATCTTTATCGGAAAGTCAGCAGGAATATTTACTTCGTTATGCAGAAAAAGAATCTGATTATAAAACACGTTCAACAAGAATTGAAGACGCTATCAGGTTCACAAGTCTCTATCCTTTCACAGCTAAAGTAATCGCGATTGGCATATTCGATGTTACCGCCGAAAAGGCTTATGTCTATTATGAAGGAGACAAAGTTGAAGAATGGAAATCAGAGGAAAAGAATGTTCAGTACAAAAGCTTGAGTGAAGAGGAAATGCTGAAATCGTTCTGGCGGATTGCCGAAGTCACTGACCAGTTCATAACATTTAACGGAAGAAATTTTGATGTGCCATTTATGATGCTTCGCTCTGCTCTCCACAAAATAAAACCGACAAAAGCATTAATCAAAAACAGGTATGATTCCGGTAATCATATCGACCTTCTGGAACAATTCACTTACTATGGAATAACAAGGAAGTTCAACCTGGATTTTTATTGTCACGCATTCGGAGTTGAATCACCTAAATCAAAAGGCGTTTCCGGTATGGAAGTAAAAAATCTTTATGAAGCGGGTAGAGTGAGGGATATTGCTATTTACTGCGGTGAAGATATTTACGCGACCTACCAGCTTTATAAAATATGGGATGAGTTTCTGAATATCTGA
- a CDS encoding acyl-CoA thioesterase — MSTNNFSHQTKVSVRFHEVDMLGVCNNAVYINYFEHARLQYVKDLGLIPEKGLFTDGSLFFMVRNEINYKSHARFDDELIIHSKVSFIKNSSYGFEHLIVNAKTNELIVDGSGVVVHVDPKTKKSTPLPEKFVAAVKAFEKDLVILSEK; from the coding sequence ATGAGTACAAATAATTTTTCACATCAAACAAAGGTTTCAGTCCGCTTTCATGAAGTTGATATGCTTGGAGTATGCAACAATGCTGTTTATATCAATTACTTTGAACACGCGCGTCTTCAGTATGTAAAAGACTTAGGACTTATTCCCGAAAAAGGATTATTTACCGACGGCAGTTTGTTCTTTATGGTCCGTAATGAAATCAACTATAAAAGTCACGCAAGATTTGATGATGAATTAATTATTCATTCAAAAGTTTCTTTCATAAAAAATTCTTCTTATGGATTTGAGCACCTGATTGTTAACGCAAAGACAAATGAATTAATAGTTGATGGTTCTGGTGTTGTTGTTCACGTTGATCCGAAAACAAAAAAATCTACTCCTCTTCCTGAAAAATTTGTGGCAGCAGTAAAAGCATTTGAAAAAGATTTAGTCATACTGTCAGAAAAATAA
- a CDS encoding DegT/DnrJ/EryC1/StrS family aminotransferase, which yields MKKIIDLRSDTVTKPSEAMRKAMYDAEVGDDVFKEDPTVNALEEYAADLLGKEATLFVSSGVMGNQICLNVLTNPGDEVICERDAHIFNYESGSPAAISGIQLFPVDGKMGVITPEQVEPLIRPSSAYYMPRTKVIEVENTHNRGGGTIWQMENIISLKALAKKYNLFYHLDGARIWNASVATGISVKEYASHFDSVSCCLSKGLGAPVGSIIAGTKEFIKEAYRVRKSWGGGMRQVGILAAAGLYALKNNVERLKEDHEKALFLAKEINNNDTFEIDMNSVQTNILLFKPLKHSVDEIIRVCKNEGLLLSVGKVDLVRAITHLDVSFEDIKTASEILKRVVRH from the coding sequence ATGAAAAAAATAATTGATCTGAGAAGTGACACAGTTACAAAACCATCCGAGGCAATGCGTAAAGCAATGTATGACGCTGAAGTTGGTGATGATGTTTTTAAAGAAGATCCAACAGTAAATGCGCTTGAAGAATATGCTGCAGATCTTCTCGGCAAAGAAGCAACGCTTTTTGTTTCAAGCGGTGTGATGGGAAACCAGATATGTTTAAATGTTCTTACAAACCCCGGGGATGAAGTTATATGTGAGCGTGATGCTCATATTTTTAATTATGAATCAGGTTCACCGGCTGCAATAAGCGGCATTCAACTTTTCCCGGTTGATGGTAAAATGGGAGTAATAACTCCTGAACAGGTTGAACCTTTGATTCGTCCATCTTCAGCTTATTATATGCCGCGAACAAAAGTTATAGAAGTTGAAAACACACACAACCGCGGCGGTGGAACGATCTGGCAGATGGAAAATATTATATCATTAAAAGCACTGGCAAAAAAATATAACCTGTTTTATCATCTTGACGGTGCAAGGATCTGGAACGCATCAGTAGCAACCGGAATTTCTGTTAAAGAATATGCTTCACACTTTGATTCTGTTTCTTGCTGTTTATCAAAAGGACTCGGAGCGCCGGTCGGTTCAATCATTGCGGGCACAAAAGAATTTATTAAAGAAGCTTACCGTGTTCGTAAAAGCTGGGGCGGAGGAATGCGGCAGGTTGGGATTCTTGCTGCTGCCGGTTTGTATGCATTAAAGAATAATGTTGAAAGGTTAAAAGAAGATCATGAAAAAGCTCTGTTCTTAGCAAAAGAAATTAATAACAATGATACATTTGAAATTGATATGAACTCCGTTCAAACAAACATACTTCTTTTCAAACCATTAAAACATTCTGTTGATGAAATTATTCGGGTTTGTAAAAATGAAGGTTTACTTTTATCAGTCGGTAAAGTAGATTTGGTGCGGGCGATAACACATCTTGATGTTTCGTTCGAAGATATTAAAACAGCATCGGAAATTTTGAAAAGAGTCGTGAGGCATTAA
- the lnt gene encoding apolipoprotein N-acyltransferase has protein sequence MWFSKKNKIVLTPEEKKKLKQQRIKLIISGTLLGISFPPFPFPFSLLMFGALIPFFSVIRERKTLAELNRATYLAFFIFSAITLYWVGSWQATADPYLMISGVMLVFFMPILYMIPTTLIYFSRQIFPNKNTIWFYPLFFITLEYLHMINEMSFPWLTLGSGLAKFLSFIQIADTIGVLGISLVVIFINVILYEGWKNFNSDRKKSVIKFSIAFLIFIFFIVYGFIRINNYEEPSKHLKVGIIQPDIDPWDKWSGGNLDALVNKYLSQSRQAISEGSQLLLWPETALPVYLLNGNHRSTLDSIYSMLDMSGNYLLTGMPDMRYYDDNDTKPPDVKYAAEGKFYYATYNAIYFFSPGKFEVQRYGKMKLVPFGERVPYVDKLPFLGKFLKWGVGLSGWNIGQDTTVFIMKDDDGDTIKVNGLVCYESLYPDFVSSFVHKGAQIITVVTNDSWYGRLSGPFQHKEIAVLRAIENRRSVLRSANGGVSCFINPVGKTIVETEMFQTTHLTVDVPLSEEKTFYTKNPLIVPVLCSAFSVWIAGLFILLRLKKILFKEEDEKNN, from the coding sequence ATGTGGTTTTCTAAAAAAAATAAAATTGTTCTTACGCCTGAAGAAAAGAAAAAGCTAAAGCAGCAGCGAATTAAACTAATCATCAGCGGAACATTACTTGGAATTTCTTTTCCACCTTTTCCATTTCCGTTTTCACTTTTAATGTTCGGTGCTTTAATACCATTCTTTAGTGTAATAAGAGAACGAAAAACCCTGGCGGAGTTAAACCGTGCAACATACCTTGCTTTTTTTATTTTCAGCGCCATAACACTTTATTGGGTTGGAAGCTGGCAGGCAACAGCCGATCCGTATTTGATGATCAGTGGGGTAATGCTTGTATTCTTTATGCCGATACTTTATATGATCCCAACTACGCTGATCTATTTTTCACGACAAATTTTTCCAAACAAAAATACAATCTGGTTTTATCCTCTTTTCTTTATCACACTTGAATACCTGCACATGATAAATGAAATGAGTTTTCCCTGGCTTACACTTGGCAGCGGGCTGGCAAAGTTTCTTTCATTCATACAAATTGCTGATACAATTGGTGTGCTTGGTATATCTCTGGTTGTAATTTTTATAAATGTGATTTTATATGAAGGCTGGAAAAATTTTAATTCAGATCGTAAAAAATCAGTAATAAAATTTTCAATAGCATTTTTGATTTTCATTTTCTTCATCGTCTATGGTTTTATCAGAATAAATAATTATGAAGAGCCATCAAAACATTTAAAGGTTGGGATCATTCAACCTGATATTGATCCATGGGATAAATGGTCAGGCGGAAATCTTGACGCACTTGTAAACAAATATCTCAGCCAATCAAGACAAGCAATCAGTGAAGGCTCGCAGTTGCTGCTCTGGCCTGAAACCGCATTGCCTGTTTACTTGTTGAATGGAAATCACAGGTCAACACTTGATTCAATTTATTCAATGCTGGATATGTCTGGCAACTATCTTTTAACCGGTATGCCTGATATGCGTTACTACGACGACAATGATACCAAACCCCCGGATGTTAAATATGCCGCAGAAGGAAAATTTTACTATGCGACTTACAATGCGATTTATTTTTTCTCACCGGGTAAATTTGAAGTACAGAGATACGGGAAAATGAAATTAGTACCGTTTGGCGAACGTGTGCCTTACGTTGATAAACTTCCTTTCCTAGGTAAGTTTTTGAAATGGGGAGTTGGACTAAGCGGATGGAATATTGGTCAGGATACAACTGTGTTCATTATGAAGGATGACGACGGTGATACAATAAAAGTAAACGGGTTAGTTTGTTATGAATCACTTTACCCGGATTTTGTTTCGTCCTTTGTTCATAAGGGTGCGCAGATCATCACTGTCGTAACAAATGATAGCTGGTACGGAAGATTAAGCGGACCATTCCAGCATAAAGAGATTGCGGTGCTTCGGGCAATAGAAAACAGGAGATCAGTTTTACGTTCTGCTAATGGCGGTGTAAGCTGTTTCATAAATCCGGTTGGTAAAACAATTGTTGAAACGGAAATGTTTCAGACAACGCATTTGACTGTTGATGTTCCTCTTTCTGAAGAAAAAACATTTTATACAAAGAATCCATTGATCGTTCCTGTTCTTTGCTCTGCATTTTCAGTATGGATAGCTGGACTTTTTATTTTACTACGACTTAAAAAAATATTGTTCAAAGAAGAAGATGAAAAAAATAATTGA
- a CDS encoding DedA family protein yields MVEEILNQISGASPLIIYLSLFFFSYIENVFPPSPSDLVVVVGGSLISTGVISFIPTLIITSVGSVLGFLTLYYIGKQLDKKLVRTGKIKWISIEALDKAESWFNKYGYYVILANRFMPGTRSVISFFAGVSELKIKKTILFASISAVAWNAIIIYLGVIFGDNVPLIDSYLSTYSNIVIIATAVIALIFVIRFLFLRKKKK; encoded by the coding sequence ATGGTAGAAGAAATACTAAACCAGATCTCAGGCGCTTCACCTCTTATAATTTATCTTTCACTTTTTTTCTTTTCATACATTGAAAATGTTTTCCCGCCTTCACCAAGCGACCTTGTTGTTGTAGTTGGCGGGTCGCTTATATCAACTGGTGTAATTAGTTTTATTCCGACATTAATTATTACATCAGTTGGAAGTGTGCTTGGATTTCTGACTTTGTATTACATCGGTAAGCAGCTCGATAAAAAACTTGTAAGAACAGGAAAGATAAAATGGATCTCGATTGAAGCATTGGATAAAGCTGAATCATGGTTTAACAAATACGGTTACTATGTTATACTTGCAAACAGGTTCATGCCGGGAACAAGATCGGTGATTTCTTTTTTTGCCGGAGTAAGTGAACTTAAAATCAAAAAGACGATTCTTTTTGCATCAATAAGTGCAGTTGCATGGAATGCAATCATAATTTATCTCGGGGTGATATTTGGAGATAATGTTCCGCTTATTGATTCTTATCTTTCCACATACAGCAATATTGTTATAATAGCGACAGCAGTAATTGCATTAATTTTTGTAATAAGATTTCTCTTCTTAAGAAAGAAAAAAAAGTAA
- a CDS encoding 2-C-methyl-D-erythritol 2,4-cyclodiphosphate synthase has protein sequence MRIGNGFDVHAFAEGRKLILGGVEIPSEKGLLGHSDADVLLHAISDALLGALSLGDIGHHFPDTDEKYKDADSAVLLKKVYTLIKEKEYVLGNLDSVIAMERPKIAKFIPQIKSRIAEILETEIENVSVKATTTEKLGFVGREEGVSAWATVLLIHK, from the coding sequence ATACGGATCGGAAATGGATTTGATGTTCATGCTTTTGCAGAAGGAAGAAAATTAATTTTAGGCGGTGTTGAAATTCCATCAGAGAAAGGTTTATTGGGACACTCAGATGCAGATGTTCTTCTTCATGCAATCTCCGATGCACTGCTTGGTGCTTTGTCACTTGGTGATATCGGTCATCATTTCCCTGACACTGATGAAAAATATAAAGATGCAGACAGCGCTGTGCTGTTAAAAAAAGTTTATACACTGATTAAAGAAAAAGAATATGTTTTGGGAAATCTTGATTCCGTAATCGCGATGGAAAGACCAAAGATCGCAAAGTTTATTCCTCAAATAAAAAGCAGGATTGCAGAAATCCTTGAAACAGAAATTGAAAATGTTTCTGTAAAAGCAACAACTACTGAAAAGCTCGGATTCGTCGGAAGAGAAGAAGGCGTATCAGCCTGGGCAACTGTTCTTCTCATTCACAAATAA
- a CDS encoding acylphosphatase, producing the protein MDNLKRAEIIVNGLVQGVGFRYFVMRKAQQLNLNGYVKNLYSGEVLTVVEGEAALIEALFSELRVGPSHASVKNAGIKWMEYKNEFKSFEITH; encoded by the coding sequence ATGGACAACCTGAAACGAGCTGAAATAATTGTTAACGGATTGGTGCAAGGTGTTGGGTTCAGGTATTTTGTTATGAGAAAAGCGCAGCAGTTAAATCTTAATGGATATGTAAAAAATCTTTATTCCGGTGAAGTACTTACTGTTGTTGAAGGGGAAGCGGCTTTGATTGAAGCTTTGTTCAGTGAATTAAGAGTCGGACCATCCCACGCTTCAGTTAAAAATGCCGGGATAAAATGGATGGAATATAAAAATGAATTTAAAAGTTTTGAGATAACACATTGA
- a CDS encoding DMT family transporter codes for MKKFYGEGALVLTTVIWGATFTIIKTALEDVSPMVFISMRFALASLILIPFIPKVFKNISKPTLIGGLILGLLYFIGFTIQTVGLNYTSATKSGFITGTFVVLTPLFQVMIERKAPGRGTMLGVVLVFIGLILLSSKGDSIIGIFTELGNNLNIGDVLTFICAIFFALYIVYLDIVSKKFDYMPLVFIQVFLTAIGGFISIGLFAATGIEQIRFTMNDNLIFAIAYTAILATVVTTILQTRFQKTVTPTKAAVIFSLEPIFAAIIAFIVLNERISNFGFIGCIFIFGGLLASELIDKQKNENGQPETS; via the coding sequence ATGAAAAAGTTTTATGGTGAAGGTGCGTTAGTTCTTACAACTGTAATCTGGGGAGCGACGTTTACAATAATTAAAACCGCGCTTGAAGATGTCTCCCCAATGGTATTTATATCAATGCGGTTTGCTCTTGCCTCACTTATTCTTATTCCGTTTATCCCCAAAGTGTTTAAGAATATTTCTAAGCCGACACTTATCGGCGGATTGATTCTCGGACTTCTTTACTTTATCGGATTTACAATTCAAACAGTCGGATTAAATTATACTTCTGCAACAAAGTCAGGATTTATTACCGGAACATTCGTCGTGCTTACGCCATTGTTCCAGGTTATGATTGAAAGAAAAGCACCCGGCAGAGGAACAATGCTGGGAGTTGTATTGGTGTTTATTGGATTAATTTTATTATCAAGTAAAGGCGATTCAATAATTGGTATCTTCACTGAACTTGGTAACAACCTGAACATCGGTGATGTGCTTACATTCATCTGTGCAATATTCTTCGCGCTTTATATTGTTTACTTAGACATTGTAAGCAAAAAATTTGATTATATGCCTCTTGTATTTATTCAGGTGTTTTTAACAGCAATCGGTGGATTCATTTCAATTGGATTGTTTGCCGCAACAGGCATAGAACAAATCCGGTTTACGATGAATGACAACTTAATTTTTGCAATTGCTTACACAGCAATTCTTGCAACAGTTGTAACGACAATTCTTCAGACAAGATTTCAAAAAACAGTTACTCCAACAAAAGCAGCAGTTATATTTTCACTCGAACCGATATTTGCCGCCATCATTGCCTTCATAGTTTTGAATGAAAGAATTTCAAACTTTGGCTTTATAGGCTGTATCTTTATATTTGGAGGGTTACTGGCGAGTGAGTTAATCGACAAACAAAAAAATGAAAATGGACAACCTGAAACGAGCTGA
- the era gene encoding GTPase Era: MKTKTGYVAIIGKPNAGKSTLLNALLGQKLSIVNKKPQTTRKRILGILSEDEYQIIFLDTPGVLEPSYLLQKKMMESVTQSVVDADLIILIFDVTQKIEENEQLINSVLEKNNKPVILVLNKIDLSQQDKILTLINSFEKTGKYKAIIPASAAKNFNVDSVKTEIINLLPEGPKLYPDDSISDANERFFVSEIIREKILELFQDEVPYSCEVQIVDFKEREDRKDFIQAEIIVERDSQKIIIVGKQGEGIKKIGKKSREEIEKFLERPVFLELRVKVRKKWRSDEKMLKQFGYDQPDE; the protein is encoded by the coding sequence ATGAAAACAAAAACGGGTTATGTTGCTATAATTGGCAAGCCAAATGCAGGTAAGTCAACACTGCTGAATGCATTGCTTGGTCAAAAACTTTCCATTGTAAATAAAAAACCTCAGACTACACGAAAGAGAATTCTCGGCATACTGAGTGAAGATGAATATCAGATAATATTTTTAGATACACCGGGAGTTCTTGAACCATCATATCTTCTTCAAAAAAAAATGATGGAAAGTGTAACACAATCTGTTGTTGATGCTGATTTAATAATCTTAATTTTTGATGTCACTCAGAAGATTGAAGAAAATGAACAACTAATTAATTCTGTGCTTGAAAAAAATAATAAACCTGTAATTCTTGTTCTAAATAAAATAGATCTTTCACAACAGGACAAGATTCTCACCTTAATAAATAGTTTTGAAAAAACAGGTAAGTACAAAGCAATTATCCCTGCTTCAGCAGCTAAAAATTTCAATGTAGATAGTGTTAAAACTGAAATAATTAATCTTTTACCGGAAGGTCCAAAACTTTATCCGGATGATTCAATCTCTGATGCAAATGAAAGATTTTTTGTTTCTGAAATAATCCGCGAAAAAATTCTTGAATTGTTCCAGGATGAAGTTCCTTACAGTTGCGAAGTTCAGATAGTCGATTTCAAAGAAAGAGAAGACCGGAAAGATTTTATTCAGGCTGAAATAATAGTTGAGCGAGACAGTCAGAAAATAATTATAGTTGGTAAGCAGGGAGAAGGAATAAAAAAGATAGGCAAAAAATCGCGCGAAGAAATTGAAAAATTTTTGGAACGACCGGTGTTCCTGGAGCTAAGAGTAAAGGTCAGAAAAAAATGGCGCTCCGATGAAAAGATGTTAAAGCAATTTGGTTATGACCAACCTGACGAGTAG
- a CDS encoding heavy metal-binding domain-containing protein, producing the protein MLVTTTNTVEGKKITKYYGLVSGKAILGANIFKDFFAGIRDIVGGRSAAYEQELRKAKDIAINEMMELARSYGANAVIGVDLDYETIGGGSGNMLMVSASGTAVVIE; encoded by the coding sequence ATGTTAGTGACCACAACAAACACTGTTGAAGGGAAAAAAATAACCAAGTATTACGGACTCGTAAGCGGTAAGGCAATTCTTGGCGCAAATATTTTTAAAGATTTTTTTGCAGGAATCCGTGATATAGTCGGCGGACGTTCAGCAGCGTATGAACAGGAATTACGCAAAGCAAAAGACATCGCAATTAATGAAATGATGGAACTCGCCAGGTCTTATGGCGCAAACGCTGTAATAGGTGTTGACCTTGATTATGAAACAATTGGCGGCGGCAGCGGAAACATGCTTATGGTAAGCGCAAGCGGAACCGCAGTTGTAATTGAATAA
- a CDS encoding sigma-70 family RNA polymerase sigma factor gives MKNLSDIEIIESVKRGNQSDYSIIVNRYKNKAFSLLKRMLKNEMEAEEVLQDCFLKAYRGLNNFRLESKFSTWFYRIVYNSALTKLTAKKRKIENEMSSIDDHLDLAGEVEADQVEKLETEKFVNRLIEKLPEKYASLITMFYLEEMSCEEIGEVMNLSVPNVKVILHRSRNALKDAVLKIKNSEELVWMK, from the coding sequence ATGAAGAATCTTTCAGACATTGAAATTATTGAATCAGTTAAAAGAGGAAATCAATCTGATTACTCAATTATAGTTAACCGGTACAAGAACAAGGCTTTTTCTCTTCTTAAAAGAATGCTTAAAAATGAAATGGAAGCAGAGGAAGTTTTACAGGACTGTTTTTTAAAAGCGTACAGGGGACTCAATAATTTCAGACTTGAATCAAAATTCTCAACCTGGTTTTACCGGATTGTTTATAACAGTGCATTGACTAAATTAACAGCTAAGAAAAGAAAAATAGAAAATGAAATGTCATCAATCGATGACCATCTTGACCTGGCAGGAGAAGTTGAAGCCGACCAGGTTGAAAAATTAGAAACAGAAAAATTTGTAAACAGACTAATTGAAAAGCTTCCTGAAAAATATGCATCTTTAATTACAATGTTTTACCTGGAAGAAATGAGCTGCGAAGAAATCGGCGAAGTTATGAATCTTAGCGTTCCTAATGTAAAAGTTATTCTTCACCGTTCAAGAAATGCTTTAAAAGATGCTGTGCTAAAAATTAAAAACAGCGAGGAATTAGTATGGATGAAATAA